From a single Phragmites australis chromosome 7, lpPhrAust1.1, whole genome shotgun sequence genomic region:
- the LOC133925045 gene encoding uncharacterized protein LOC133925045 isoform X1 — protein MESIIARALEYTLKYWLKSFSRDQFKLQGRTAQLSNLDINGDALHASLGLPPALTVDTARVGKLQITLPSVSNVQVEPIVVNIDKLDLVLVEKDDSENLSSPSSSASSPSATKSSGYGYADKIADGMTVQVGIVNLLLETHGGARREGGATWSPPLAAITFRDLVLYTTNEKWQVVNLKEARDFSNNKGFIYVFKKLEWQSLSVDLLPHPDMFTDARFNSSSSQDNKRDNDGAKRMFFGGERFLEGISGEANITVQRTELNNPLGLEVQLHITEAVCPALSEPGLRAFLRFMTGVSVCLNRGDVDPKAQQLSEAAGSSLVSIIVDHIFLCIKDTEFQLELLMQSLFFSRASISDGGRSKNLSCIKVGGLFLRDTFSRPPCTLMQPSMQAVSQEPPTVPDFGQNFCPPIYPFGNQLLEFAAGVPLFSLYCLQITPPPSPPKFASKTVITCQPFTVTLQEQSCLRIASFLADGVVPNRSAILPDSSINSLSFSLKEFVLSVPLDAEEITRCSGTKNACPQPSFSGARLHVEDLYFCQSPSAKCPLLNLERDPASFLLWEYQPVDASQMKWATRASHISLSLETSSTSNGQRAVRDCSANLWKCIELDDIRFEAAMVTADGSPLLDVPPPEGVVRIGVAFQQFTSNTSVEQLFFVLGFYTYFGQVAERISKVSKGNRSEASKSSADKFENKLPSDTAVSLTMNNLQLNFLESLSASDLHMPLVQFGGEDLFLKVSHRTLGGAFAVTTNLMWRTVSVNCLEGESAMVCENGTAVTGEHNIAVHENGHPKMRAVFWVDHRSKHQAKEAQFIDISITHVMPSDMRDMECHSLNVSAKVSGVRLGGGMTYTESLLHRFGILGPDGGPGEGLLRGLKDLSSGPLAKLFKSSHLTEKEDERSKVDDHNSKFDLGVPDDLDVSIELRNWLFALEGTEEVGNCFSPRGGDHISREEKCWHSTFRNLHVSGKSSDRLNLEGAEKVLPKKAFPVERFTAGIEGLQAIKPCLRDQLTGKGTSNNHQMGNKFNNASSVGDQGVDIEATMVIGEDEIEGAKWTMDNVKFSVKEPIEAVATKEELEHLAMLCRSEADAMGRITAAILRLLKLDKSLGQGTIEQLRNLGSGGMDNIFSPRRLSRQNSIGSIGTPRTPTLHAIADVVGSKNTLEATISALQAEISESKAKFAVLISKASSAGDQNRAEVVRQLNEKLESMQSLVARLRTLIN, from the exons ATGGAGTCGATCATAGCGCGGGCGCTGGAGTACACGCTCAAGTACTGGCTCAAGTCCTTCTCCCGCGACCAGTTCAAGCTCCAGGGCCGCACCGCGCAGCTCTCCAACCTCG ATATCAATGGCGATGCGTTGCACGCGAGCCTGGGGCTGCCTCCGGCGCTCACCGTCGACACCGCGCGCGTTGGGAAGCTCCAGATCACG TTACCTTCTGTATCAAATGTGCAAGTGGAGCCAATTGTGGTGAACATTGATAAGCTTGATCTTGTGCTTGTAGAGAAGGACGATTCTGAAAATCTTTCCAGCCCTAGCAG CAGTGCATCATCTCCATCAGCAACTAAAAGCAGCGGATATGGTTATGCTGATAAG ATTGCAGATGGAATGACTGTACAAGTAGGTATTGTGAACCTGCTACTGGAAACACATGGAGGTGCTCGCCGTGAAGGAGGTGCAACATG gtCACCCCCACTAGCAGCTATCACATTTCGTGATCTTGTACTGTACACAACGAATGAAAAATGGCAG GTAGTAAATTTGAAAGAAGCAAGGGATTTCTCCAACAACAAAGGTTTCATTTATGTTTTCAAG AAATTGGAGTGGCAATCACTGTCAGTTGATCTATTACCTCATCCTGACATGTTCACTGATGCAAGATTCAACTCTTCTAGCAGTCAAGATAACAAACGAGACAATGATGGTGCAAAACGAATGTTTTTTGGCggtgaaagatttttggaagGAATATCTGGGGAGGCTAAC ATCACGGTCCAACGGACAGAACTAAATAATCCACTTGGGCTTGAGGTTCAGCTGCATATTACTGAAGCTGTCTGTCCCGCCTTAAGCGAACCTG GCTTACGGGCCTTTCTTCGATTCATGACTGGGGTATCTGTGTGCCTAAACAGGGGAGACGTGGATCCAAAAGCTCAGCAG CTTTCAGAAGCAGCAGGATCTTCGTTGGTGTCCATTATTGTAGATCACATATTCCTCTGCATTAAAGATACTG AGTTTCAACTTGAACTTCTCATGCAGTCTTTGTTCTTCTCACGG GCGAGCATTTCAGATGGGGGACGTTCGAAGAACTTGTCTTGCATAAAGGTCGGCGGGCTGTTTCTGAG AGACACCTTTTCTCGCCCTCCGTGCACATTGATGCAGCCTTCTATGCAAGCAGTTTCACAAGAACCACCGACTGTGCCTGACTTTG GTCAAAATTTTTGCCCTCCAATCTATCcatttgggaatcaactattaGAATTCGCTGCTGGAGTTCCTTTATTTTCCCTCTATTGTCTTCAGATCACTCCTCCTCCATCACCTCCAAAGTTTGCTTCAAAAACTGTCATCACATGCCAGCCTTTTACG GTAACCCTCCAGGAGCAGTCTTGCTTAAGAATTGCCTCATTCTTGGCTGATGGAGTCGTGCCCAATCGCAGTGCCATATTGCCTGATTCTTCAATAAACAGCCTGTCATTTTCACTTAAAGAATTTGTTCTCTCAGTTCCATTAGATGCTGAGGAAATCACAAGGTGCAGTGGAACCAAGAATGCTTGCCCTCAACCATCATTTTCAGGCGCACGACTTCATGTGGAAGACCTATACTTCTGCCAGTCACCATCAGCAAAGTGTCCATTGCTAAACCTTGAGAGAGATCCAGCTTCCTTCCTTCTCTGGGAATATCAACCTGTTGATGCAAGTCAGATGAAGTGGGCTACTCGGGCTTCTCACATAAGCCTCTCGCTTGAAACTTCTAGCACTTCAAATGGACAGAGAGCAGTTAGGGACTGCTCTGCAAATTTGTGGAAATGTATTGAACTAGATGACATCCGATTTGAGGCAGCTATGGTTACAGCAGATGGTAGCCCTTTGTTGGATGTGCCACCCCCAGAGGGTGTTGTGAGAATTGGTGTTGCTTTCCAACAGTTTACGTCCAACACCTCAGTTGAGCAATTGTTTTTTGTCTTAGGATTCTATACTTACTTTGGTCAAGTTGCAGAGCGTATTTCAAAGGTCAGCAAAGGTAACAGGTCTGAGGCGAGCAAATCATCAGCTGACAAATTTGAGAATAAACTGCCAAGCGATACAGCTGTGAGCTTAACTATGAATAACCTCCAGCTCAATTTCTTGGAATCTTTGTCAGCAAGTGACCTACATATGCCCTTGGTTCAGTTTGGTGGAGAGGATCTGTTCCTGAAAGTTTCTCATCGCACTCTAGGTGGTGCATTTGCAGTCACAACTAACTTGATGTGGAGAACTGTCTCAGTTAACTGTTTGGAAGGAGAAAGTGCTATGGTTTGTGAGAATGGCACTGCAGTGACAGGTGAACACAACATTGCGGTGCATGAAAATGGGCATCCCAAGATGAGAGCAGTCTTTTGGGTTGATCATCGGAGCAAACACCAGGCTAAAGAAGCTCAATTTATTGATATAAGCATCACTCATGTGATGCCATCTGACATGCGGGATATGGAGTGCCACAGCTTGAATGTATCAGCTAAGGTATCTGGTGTTCGTCTTGGAGGTGGAATGACTTACACTGAGTCTTTACTGCATCGATTTGGTATCCTGGGTCCTGATGGTGGTCCAGGAGAAGGCCTCTTGAGGGGATTGAAGGATTTATCTTCTGGCCCACTTGCAAAGCTATTTAAATCGTCTCATCTCACTGAGAAGGAAG ATGAAAGGTCCAAAGTTGATGACCACAATTCGAAGTTTGACCTTGGGGTGCCAGATGATCTTGATGTGTCAATTGAGCTTAGAAATTGGCTATTCGCACTTGAAGGAACAGAAGAAGTAGGAAATTGTTTTTCTCCTCGTGGTGGTGATCATATCAGtagagaagaaaaatgttgGCATTCAACCTTCAGGAATCTACATGTCTCTGGCAAGAGCAGTGACCGGCTTAACCTGGAAGGTGCAGAAAAAGTGTTGCCCAAAAAGGCATTTCCGGTGGAACGCTTTACG GCTGGAATTGAAGGTTTACAGGCAATAAAACCTTGCCTGAGAGACCAACTCACTGGAAAAGGAACATCAAACAATCATCAAATGGGCAATAAATTTAATAATGCAAGTTCTGTTGGTGACCAAGGTGTTGATATTGAAGCGACAATGGTCATTGGCGAAGACGAGATTGAGGGTGCCAAGTGGACAATGGATAATGTCAAATTTTCTGTCAAAGAACCC ATCGAGGCAGttgcaacaaaagaagaactaGAGCACCTTGCCATGCTTTGCAGATCTGAAGCTGATGCGATGGGGAGGATCACTGCTGCAATTCTTCGCCTCCTTAAGCTTGACAAATCTCTTGGCCAGGGAACTATAGAACAGCTCCGTAACCTAG GAAGTGGAGGCATGGACAATATCTTCTCACCCAGGAGGCTCAGCAGGCAGAACAGTATTGGCAGCATAGGCACTCCTAGGACTCCAACTCTGCATGCGATTGCAGATGTTGTGGGATCGAAAAACACACTGGAAGCGACAATTTCTGCATTACAAGCCGAAATTTCTGAATCCAAGGCCAAATTCGCGGTACTAATTTCCAAGGCAAGCAGTGCGGGAGATCAGAATCGTGCCGAGGTTGTCAGGCAACTGAATGAAAAGCTCGAGAGCATGCAATCCTTGGTGGCACGTTTGAGAACTTTGATCAATTGA